The Rhodamnia argentea isolate NSW1041297 chromosome 10, ASM2092103v1, whole genome shotgun sequence sequence ctgaACTTAAAATTGATGATGatttatgaaataaaagatCAAATTAAGACAAGagctaaagttgaagattttttaggATATTATACCTCCAAAATCTGATAAGAAGGGACGCTGTATGGGACCACAATGGGCTGTCACATTGGCCATATAGAAGGTACATCCTTGGAGTAACTGTCAGGTTTTGGGCTTGGCCCAAGCCCAACCCAATTTGCATTTGACTCTCCCTtggagggaagaagaaaaaacttgtCTTGAAATCTCCACCACGCACGGTGCAAAAGAATTAAAGACATGAGTGCGCTCGTTTGTGTGTGCGCCGTTGAACGTGAGAAGcacttttttattcaaaaatgtgttgtttccacttttgaaaaaaaaaaaaaaaaaacccactcGCTACTTAAGACTAGGAAAGCAATTTTCCTATTTGAATAAGAGGAAAACGATTTCTCCATTCTAATAAGAGAAAAACGTTTTCATTAGCTAAATTTCGGGTGGGCAATTACACTTTCGACTCGTGTAGATAAGCAAGCATCACATGGAGCAATATCGGTCCTTGAGATGTGCCCCATTCCGCTGAACCCTTCATTGAAATCAGAGTGCACTAATCATCCTTGTGTGCTTCATTTGGATCTATTACATCCTATCCATATGTTTAAAGTATTCATAACAtcttggggaaaattgtcaaaaaatttcctaaacctTGCGCACTTTTGTTAGttcggttctaaactttttaaggttgtcaattcaatcctaaacattgtcaccttttatcaattcaattctattagccggaaatcgctgatgtggatatgGTATCGTCGGCACCGacaagaataatttttaataatttttgacttttttaatttttaattttttccttttttggcccGTAGCCCCCCATCGACCATTGGTTGAGGGTCGGTTACTGCCGCCGAACcctaggtgagggccgcaacCACTCCTTTGTGGACgcaagggcttcgcggccctctCCTAAGGGCCGGTGACCCCTGTCGGCCCTTATCTAGTGGCCAACAAGGCTATGGGCCCATGATTCCAGAAAGTCAAGacgaaaagaaattaaaaaaaaaatgttttgtctACGTCAGCACCGATTGTGCCACGTGAGACGACCGACGTCCACATTAGTAATTTCCGACCAATAgcattgaattgaaaaatgtgaaaagctttaggattgaatcgacaaacttaaaaggctTAAAACCGAATCGGTAAAAGTGCgaaaggtttaagaattttttgagaaattttcctAACATcttgaaagataaaaaaaaaaaggcgccaTGTCCCGAAAAGAGTCTTATGTTTTGACGATTTCCATGTATTTCGCCCGCAAAGTGTGAAATTTTCTTTATGTAGAGTTGAAGTCTGGGTAGTTTGTACTGAACTCATCTAGTCTTGATTAATAATGTCCGCCGTGGGGAACCACGATCACAGAAAACGCAACGCAAGCCAATGCGAAGGATAAGTGGGCCCCGAGATTTACAGAAGTCGTCGCTGGCCTCACATTCCCCTCCACCAATGCTCCACTCAATCTCACCAAAATTCACTTCGTTCCATCGACGGAGCCCAAGAGAAAATATCAGcaggaggaagacgaagcagaagaagaggcggcggcggcagcagcagcagcgagaAGAGCACACTGCGGAGACacccaagagagagaaagactcgTAGAAGAAGCCTGAAGCCATGGTCGCAGCAGCCACATCGGCAGCGGCGCCTCACCGGCTCCTCCTCTCCAACAGGTCCTGCTCCCTCTCCAACCTCTCCTCCTTCAAGCTGTGCGCGCTAGACTCCAGGGCGCTCGTCTCACTGAAGAAGAGACATGTTGGCACCGCGGCAGGAGGGGTGAGGTGCATGGCGGTGGCGACGGACACGGCTGGgacagtgaagaagaagacCGGATACAATATCCTGACGCTGACAACATGGCTGCTGCAGCAGGAGAAGGATGGGGTGATCGATGCCGAGCTGACGATCGTGCTGTCCAGCATCTCAATGGCGTGCAAGCAGATTGCATCGCTTGTTCAGCGGGCCGGCATTTCGAACATGACAGGGGTTCAGGGGGCCGTCAACATCCAGGGTGAGGACCAGAAGAAGCTCGACGTCATCTCCAATGAGGTATGTGGCCGCCGTCTCTTGGGTCTTGCTAGCATGACATTGTGAGTGGAACTCTAAACACAAAGTCAGAGGTAGGTCCGTCATGACTACAAAATTTCTTTTACCATTCATAACACTTGGGGTTGAGATTGCACCGTTTCACTACCAGTTTCTCAAATCCCTTACTTAAATTTGGTTAAACAAATTAAAGCTTAGGGCTTCACTCTAAAATTAGCCCAAGATGACCAACATGACTCACAAAACTGGCTATACTTATGGTGATAACGAAATCTTTGATGGAGTCTCGAGCAATAATTTTGCTCTCCACAGGTGTTCTCAAACTGCCTGAGATCGAGCGGGAGGACAGGGATAATAGCGTCAGAGGAGGAAGACGTGCCAGTGGCCGTGGAGGAGAGCTACTCTGGCAACTACATTGCGGTGTTCGACCCACTTGACGGGTCGTCCAACATCGATGCCGCCGTTTCCACCGGCTCCATCTTTGGTATCTATAGCCCCAATGACGAGTGCCTAGCTGACATCGGGGATGACGACAACGTAAGCCTCCCCTTTGACTAATTGATACACTGAAAGATCCgatagagtaattaaatataaaaccacgcattcatctaacagcttaagcttttagatttgttagagtaattaaagaTTGATTCTATTCACCAGATCAGAATTAGCTAATGAACTGTATGCTGAATTTTCTCATATATGCGTATGATCACCCGCACAGCTCGACAAAGCAGAGCAGAGGTGCGTGGTGAACGTGTGCCAGCCTGGGAACAACCTCCTGGCGTCGGGCTACTGCATGTACTCGAGCTCCATCATCTTCGTCCTCACCATCGGCAAAGGCGTGTACGCCTTCACCCTCGACCCGATGTATGGCGAGTTCGTGCTTACCCAGGAAAACATCCAGATCCCCAAGGCCGGCAAGATCTACTCCTTCAACGAGGGCAACTACCAGCTGTGGGACGACAAGCTGAAGAAGTACATGGACGACCTCAAGGACCCCGGCCCGACTGGCAAGCCGTACTCGGCCCGGTACATCGGGAGCCTCGTGGGCGACTTCCACCGGACACTGTTGTACGGCGGCATTTACGGGTACCCGAGGGACAAGAAGAGCAAGAATGGGAAGCTGAGGCTGCTGTACGAGTGCGCCCCGATGAGCTTCATCGCGGAGCAGGCCGGAGGGAAGGGTTCGGACGGTCATCAGCGGGTGCTGGACATACAACCCGTCGAGGTTAGTGACTCGACGCGTTATCTGCAGAGTGTCTTCTGAGTAGAAATCAGTAGGATGAATTAACAAGCTCTGCTTGTTGTTATGGGATTTTTGACAGATTCATCAGCGAGTGCCGTTGTACATTGGGAGCGTGGAGGAAGTTGAGAAACTGGAGAAGTACCTTGCTTAGCAATCGCACTGTACCAGAAGAAGAACAGGGGTAATTCTTGTCgtaaaatgacattttcatgtTGTAGTGAACCCTCACGTTAAAAATTGTAGAAATTCAAATCGAAGTCACACGATTCCAcgcatcctctctctctctcctctctctctctcttacattgCTTTTGACATTGTAAGGCTATCATGTACATACTGAAAATTCTACGCTGACGGTCACAAGGTACTAATCGAGATATGCTTGTCGTAAATTAttttaacaatatcattttttatttttttattccaagcCACAAACTTGTGGTTGGCATTTGACCGGTCAAGGTAACGTCCTCCTATTCCTAATGTTTTGCAACTGCATTAACGCCGAAAACATGTGGTTTTTTGTAGGattgaaaaactcaaaattgggaACACATTTGCCGAAAATGATTTGTCatatcgtttagaaaaattaatcaacgaaaaataacttcattACTGACAATATAGTGTGCTATTTTAAGTAATAGAATTTTATATCCAACGTTGTTTCCCTTGTTGTATGGGCTAGTGACTGAGAGGCCATGCTAATTATGAGTGGGCTGACATTTGTTTATTGGTTGTCTTTAGAGTGTTTTGTCGAGGATCAAGTTGCAATGCCATTGTGATTCCTGAAGACGGACGAGAAAATTTGAAGGTCAGAGGACAATGTCGGGAGTTTATTTTAGCTTGAATGCTCAAAACAGAGGATTGTTGAAGAATGATCTGGTGACAAGATGAAACAATAATAGAAGGAATGATTAATCAATTCATGATCTCCTCCTCTGCCGTATCGTACGTGCCCTGCCACCGCCGTACACGTCGCTTCGAGTATTGGATTTTTGCCATCCATCTCCCTAACGGCTTCTGGCTCACAGCCCGAAATTTCTTCCCTCCATGGTGAGATTAATCTACCCGTGCATTGCACGTCTGTTTCACGAGAAGAACCGCGAGATTAATCTATCCGTCTATTGCACATGCGTTGCACGAGTTAAATATTCAAATTGCCCCACATGATGGTCCTGTAATTAGCAAGAAAATGGAAACAACTAATGTACTAGATCTATCAAGAAGTTAAAAGGAGTGCTTGATAGTTGCTTCATCATTGAGCTGTTCTGCAAGTACTAGGTGTTGCCTTTCCTTCAATACCCGACCtcgcattattattattttcaactGCATGGTTCATGGACTAGACGTGTATGGTGGAGCTCcggaaataaaaaaactcatctGGCGGCAACGACTCCGATGGCACGTGCTCGGAGGAGAAGTTGGTCATCACATCCGTTCCGCACAGCTGTCTTGCTGCTTTGTCGTACGCCATCGCGTCCACCTCAGCTGTATAGTACGTGCCCAGCAACCGTCGTACACGTCGCTTCGAGTCTCGGATCCTTGCCATCTATCTCCCTTACGGCTTCCGGCTAACATACCGGAGCTTTTTCCCACGGCAGCGAGATTAATCCATCCGTGCATTGCACATGTATTGCAAGagttaaatatttaaattacATCACACATATGGTCCTATAATTAGCAAGAAAAGGGATTATATATTTGAAGGACTTAATTAATGTACAGAGAGAGACGGGGAGAGAGGGACGTACGGAATCATATATGGACATGTGCATGTGCATTCATCCAGAAAATGAACATCAATTAAGAAATTATACCACTTATGCGAATCCAAGTATTTATAGATAACATCATCAACCCTTATTTAAGCATGGCGTTAAGGCTTCAGTCTTTTAACTCTTTTGGTAACACTTCCTTGCATTTTCCCCAAGTAAAACCTTATTTGCAATTGATGAGATCTAAATTTGGACACAGGTCAGACATTCATATCCTAAAAGAAATCAGAGATAATCCCTCTTGTTTTCCCGACCTCGGTCCtcaaatatcatattaaaatCCTCAGTTAACCTGGAAAATGAATGTCTGGACACAGAGTGCCACAGAGGAGGCTACATTTAATCCACGACGAGATTAATCTATGTGCATTTCGCATGTGTTGTACGAGAATAGCCGCAAAGGTTAATTCACCCAGACATTGCACATGTGTCGCACgaattgtaatttaaaaaaaaaatttaaacgaAGTTTTCCTTGAAAGAATTAATCTAAGACACGCAtagtatttatttttgttatctcACTTGGAATAAACAACTTTTCGAGTTTATACAGATTGTGTTTCACTTTGATCCTTATATTTTGTTTGCATACAATACTAGTCCAGGTGATAGTTTATCAATAATAAAGTCATATTTTATCTGACCGCCTTGGCAAGGTAACTgctatttgaatttttcccttgttttttttttgacatgGTAAAGTCCAGATAACCGAATAGACCACTTGTTAGCTGAACCTGGTTTGCAAAGGTGAGGAACCCACAAATTATTCAAGTAAAAAGGCTTCACTCTCTGTacaaattgaatcctaaactttatttcattattatcaattcaattcactTAGCCAATTTAGACTGAAAATTGATAATGTAGACGTCGGCCGTCTTACATGATATGATCAACGCTAATGcggatatttttatttttattttttgaagaatttttttctgttttgcctcttcttctttttccccccctttttcagccataggaaaaaagaaaagagaaaaaacaagatagaaaaaaaggaaaagagataaaaaaaaatgatataaagaaaataattgtaaaaaatatccacatcggtgacaatcatgccatgtaggatgggcGACACCA is a genomic window containing:
- the LOC115742050 gene encoding fructose-1,6-bisphosphatase, chloroplastic produces the protein MVAAATSAAAPHRLLLSNRSCSLSNLSSFKLCALDSRALVSLKKRHVGTAAGGVRCMAVATDTAGTVKKKTGYNILTLTTWLLQQEKDGVIDAELTIVLSSISMACKQIASLVQRAGISNMTGVQGAVNIQGEDQKKLDVISNEVFSNCLRSSGRTGIIASEEEDVPVAVEESYSGNYIAVFDPLDGSSNIDAAVSTGSIFGIYSPNDECLADIGDDDNLDKAEQRCVVNVCQPGNNLLASGYCMYSSSIIFVLTIGKGVYAFTLDPMYGEFVLTQENIQIPKAGKIYSFNEGNYQLWDDKLKKYMDDLKDPGPTGKPYSARYIGSLVGDFHRTLLYGGIYGYPRDKKSKNGKLRLLYECAPMSFIAEQAGGKGSDGHQRVLDIQPVEIHQRVPLYIGSVEEVEKLEKYLA